AGCAGCGCCAGCGCATCCACCTGCGGCGCGGCCAGCACCTCGATCTGCAGCAGCGGGTGCTCTTGCGCCAGCGCCGCCAGCGCCTCCGTCCAGCGCGCAGCCAGCAGTTCGGGCGCGATGGCCAGCGTGAGCCGCTCCTCCAGCCCCTGGGTCAGCGCCAGCGCCTGGGCGTTGAGCTGCTGCAGCTGCCCCGCCAGCAGCCGGGCCTGGGGCTCTAGTGCGCGGGCGGCGGCGGTGGGGCGGGGCTCGCGTCCGCTGCGGTCAAACAGCTGCACATCCAGTTCGGCCTCCAGGTGGGCAATGGTCATGCTCACGGCCGACGGCACACGCGACAACGCCCGCGCGGCGGCCGAGAACGAGCCGTGGTCGAGCACCGTCAGAAACACCTGCACGCTGTCGGAGTTGAAGGCCATGGCGGTTTTATCTATCAGTAAAACTGAAACAAGCTGACTTTATGTGTCAGTGCGGCGAATATAAAGTACCGGCCATGGACAAGACACCGACTCTTTTTGGCCTGCAAGGCGTCAAACGCCGCGTGATCTACGTGACCCTGTACGAGCTGATCGCCATTGGCGCCGCCACGGTGGGCCTGGCGCTGCTCACGGGCCAGGGCGCTGGGCATTCGAGCGTGGTGGCGGTGGCGGCCTCGGCGATCGCCATCGTCTGGAACATCGTCTTCAACTGGGCGTTCGAGCGCTGGGAGGCGCGCCAGCCCGTGCGCGGGCGCAGCGTGGCGCGGCGCGTGGCGCACGCCATCGGGTTTGAGGGCGGCCTGGTCTTCACGCTGGTGCCGCTGTTTGCCTGGTGGTTTGGCGTGAGCCTGTGGCACGCGTTTGTGATGGACCTGGGGCTGATCGTGTTCTTCCTTGGCTACACCTTTGTCTTCAACTGGGTGTTCGACCACCTGTTCGGCCTGCCTGCATCGGCCATGGCAGCGTCGTAACAAAGGCCTTGAGCGCGCTTCTTCAAACAATGTCAACCGCCCTTCACCGGCGGTCAGGGACGCTCAGCCGCCACCCATAATCGGCCCCATGAGAGGGCCGTTTTTGTTGTTGCTGCTGCTGCGGGGATTGCCGGGCCGGTGGGCTGGCGTAGCGGTGTCCTGCTGCGTATTGGCAGGCTGTGCCAGCAACGCCCCCACGCCGCGCGGCGAGGTGAAGGGGACGCCCACCCATGCCGCCGAGCTGGCCCAGTCCGACGCCAACCGCATGGCCACCCTGGCCATGCAAGAGAACCTGGAAGGCCTGCTGCGCCTGGCCGACAAGCTCTACCGCCGCAATCCCGCCGAATGGCGCAAGGGCACTGCCACCAGCCGCGAGCAGGCGCTGGAGCAGCTGCGCACCGCCGTGTTGCAGCGCCAGCCCTGGGGCCCGCTGCAGGGCCGCCGCGACATCGCTGCCATGGCAATAGCGCTGGCGCCCGAGTTCGCAGGCGACCGCGTGGCGGCCTTCATCCATGCCACGGCCGACATGATCATCACCGCCCACGGCGGCAAGACGGAGTTCTTCTTGCTCGACGGCATGGACGCACAGCACCTCTACAACGCCGCGCGCAACGTCGAGACCGCCGTGTGGCTGCTGGCGCAGCGCCGCAACGCCCAGGGCCAGCCGCTGCTGCTGGCCGACGAGATCGGCGCACAGGGCCGCAACCTGAGCTTTGAGCGCGAGTTCGGCAAGATCATCGCGCGGCTGGACCTGCTGGCCGCCTTCACCACCGAAAAGTACCGCCGCGCGGCCATCAGCTATGTGCAGGGCATTGTGGGCGGCACCTTCTTGCAATTCCTGCCCGTGCGCTGACCCGGCGACCGCCTGCTCGTCTCACCCGGTAAAATCCGCCGCTTGCCCAAGGAGCGTTGCAGCGGCCCCACCGCCATGGTGAAGCCGTCAGGCTTGGGCACTCCACAAGCTTTTCAAGCCCCACCGCAACGACGCTCACCTGTTTTTCTGCTGCCCCTGCACAGGTGAGTCCTATGTCCGCGTCTGCCCCGTCCCTGCCCCCCATGAAGCTGTCCGGCCTGGAGCCCGTCTCCATTGGCGAGGGCACGCTGTTCGTCAACATTGGCGAGCGCACCAACGTCACCGGCTCCAAGGCGTTTGCGCGGATGATTCTGAATGGCCAGTACGAAGAAGCCCTGGCCGTGGCGCGCCAGCAGGTGGAAAACGGCGCGCAGGTCATCGACATCAACATGGACGAGGCCATGCTCGACAGCAAGGCCGCTATGGTGCGGTTTCTGCAGCTCATCGCGTCCGAGCCCGACATTGCGCGCGTGCCCATCATGGTCGATAGCTCCAAGTGGGAGGTGATCGAGGCCGGGCTGCGCTGCATCCAGGGCAAGGGCATCGTCAACTCCATCAGCATGAAAGAGGGCGTGGAGAAGTTCAAGCACGAGGCGCGCCTCGTGAAGCGCTACGGCGCTGCCGCCGTGGTGATGGCGTTTGACGAGGTGGGCCAGGCCGACACTTATGCCCGCAAGATCGAGATCTGCGAACGCGCCTACCGCGTGCTGGTGGATGAGGTGGGCTTCCCGCCCGAAGACATCATCTTCGACCCCAACATCTTTGCCGTGGCCACGGGCATCGAAGAGCACAACAACTACGCGGTCGATTTCATCGAAGCCACGCGCTGGATCAAGCAGAACCTGCCGGGCGCCAAGGTCTCGGGCGGTGTGTCCAACGTGTCTTTCAGCTTCCGTGGCAACGACCCTGTGCGCGAGGCCATCCACACCGTATTCCTGTACCACGCCATCAAGGCCGGCATGGACATGGGCATCGTCAACGCCGGCATGGTGGGTGTGTACGACGACCTGGAGCCCACGCTGCGCGAGCGCGTAGAGGACGTGGTGCTCAACCGCCGCCCGGACGCGGGCGAGCGCCTGGTGGAGATCGCCGAGACGGCCAAGAGCGGCGCCAAGGACGAGAGCAAGAAGCTTGAATGGCGCGGCACGCCCGAGCACCCCAAGACCGTGGGCGAGCGCCTGTCGCACGCGCTGGTGCACGGCATCACCGACTTCATCACCGAAGACACCGAAGAGGCCTACCGCGAGATCCTGGCCAAGGGCGGGCGTCCGCTGCATGTCATCGAAGGCCCCCTCATGGACGGCATGAACGTGGTGGGCGACCTGTTTGGCGCGGGCAAGATGTTCCTGCCGCAGGTGGTCAAGAGCGCGCGCGTGATGAAGCAGGCCGTGGCCCACCTGATTCCCTATATCGAAGAAGAAAAGCGCCAGGACGAGCTGGCCGGCCGCGACGTGCGCAGCAAGGGCAAGATCGTCATTGCCACCGTCAAGGGCGACGTGCACGACATCGGCAAGAACATCGTCACCGTCGTCTTGCAATGCAACAACTTCGAGGTGGTGAACATGGGCGTGATGGTCCCCTGCCACGAGATCCTGGCCAAGGCCAAGGTCGAGGGGGCGGACATCGTGGGCCTGTCGGGCCTCATCACCCCCAGCCTCGAAGAGATGCAGTACGTGGCCGGCGAGATGCAGAAAGACGAGCACTTCCGCGTCAAGAAGATCCCGCTGCTGATCGGCGGCGCCACCACCAGCCGCGTGCACACCGCCGTCAAGATCGCGCCGCATTACGAAGGCCCCGTGGTCTACGTGCCCGACGCTTCGCGCAGCGTGAGCGTGGCGCAAAGCCTGCTGGGCGACGGCGTGCAGAGCTATGTGGATGAGCTGAACGCCGACTACGAAAAAGTGCGCACCCAGCACGCCAACAAAAAGGCCACGCCCCTGTGGCCCCTGGCCAAGATCCGCGCCAACAAGACGCCGATCGACTGGTCGGCCTACCAGCCTGCCGTACCCCGCGCGCTGGGCCGCCGGGTGTTCAAGAACTTCGACCTGGCTGAGCTGGCCAAGTACATCGACTGGGGCCCGTTCTTCCAGACCTGGGACCTGGCCGGCCCGTACCCCGCGATCCTCACGGACGAGAT
Above is a window of Acidovorax sp. KKS102 DNA encoding:
- a CDS encoding PACE efflux transporter, with amino-acid sequence MDKTPTLFGLQGVKRRVIYVTLYELIAIGAATVGLALLTGQGAGHSSVVAVAASAIAIVWNIVFNWAFERWEARQPVRGRSVARRVAHAIGFEGGLVFTLVPLFAWWFGVSLWHAFVMDLGLIVFFLGYTFVFNWVFDHLFGLPASAMAAS
- the metH gene encoding methionine synthase; translation: MSPMSASAPSLPPMKLSGLEPVSIGEGTLFVNIGERTNVTGSKAFARMILNGQYEEALAVARQQVENGAQVIDINMDEAMLDSKAAMVRFLQLIASEPDIARVPIMVDSSKWEVIEAGLRCIQGKGIVNSISMKEGVEKFKHEARLVKRYGAAAVVMAFDEVGQADTYARKIEICERAYRVLVDEVGFPPEDIIFDPNIFAVATGIEEHNNYAVDFIEATRWIKQNLPGAKVSGGVSNVSFSFRGNDPVREAIHTVFLYHAIKAGMDMGIVNAGMVGVYDDLEPTLRERVEDVVLNRRPDAGERLVEIAETAKSGAKDESKKLEWRGTPEHPKTVGERLSHALVHGITDFITEDTEEAYREILAKGGRPLHVIEGPLMDGMNVVGDLFGAGKMFLPQVVKSARVMKQAVAHLIPYIEEEKRQDELAGRDVRSKGKIVIATVKGDVHDIGKNIVTVVLQCNNFEVVNMGVMVPCHEILAKAKVEGADIVGLSGLITPSLEEMQYVAGEMQKDEHFRVKKIPLLIGGATTSRVHTAVKIAPHYEGPVVYVPDASRSVSVAQSLLGDGVQSYVDELNADYEKVRTQHANKKATPLWPLAKIRANKTPIDWSAYQPAVPRALGRRVFKNFDLAELAKYIDWGPFFQTWDLAGPYPAILTDEIVGVEATRVFADGQAMLKKIIEGRWLTASGVMALLRANSVGDDIEFYTDDTRTEVAMTWYGLRQQAEKHTIDGVTRPSRCLADFVAPKESGIADYAGLFAVTAGLGVEKKEKAFIDALDDYSAIMFKSLADRLAEAFAECLHHRVRTDLWGYAAGEQLSNDDMIAEKYRGIRPAPGYPACPDHSAKTDLFRVLNAEEIGMGLTESLAMTPAASVSGFYIGHPDAVYFNVGKIGEDQLHDMAQRRGMDEKVLERLLAPNL